Sequence from the Kineosporia succinea genome:
CTGGCCCGGTAGCCCCCGCCGGTGCGCCCCGGCGAGTTGAGAAAGCCCGCCCGCAGGGCCACTTCGTAGCCCGCGACCATCCCGCGCAGGAGTTCTCCGACCGTGACGTCCCCCGCCGCCGCCAGCAGGACCGGCACCACCGTCGACCCGGCGTGGATGCCGCCGCCGCGGTAGTGGCCGTCGTCGAAGTCCAGCGCGCTGGCGGCCACGGCCCCCAGGTGCGCCGCCCACAACGGGGAGGTCGTGGTGCTCGTGCCGATGGCCGGAACCGGTCCCGGATGGTGACGGGCAGCTGTGAGAACGGCTTCGTACAGCGGGGTTCGGGTGCCGGCCACGAGCACGGCCAGGGTGTCCTCCAGGGCCGTGCGGGCCCAGGCGCTCACGGTGTCCGGTAGGGGATCCGTCATCATCGAGGCGACGGGGACGCCGATCACTCGGCCAGTGCCTCGGGCAGGCTGGCCAGCAGCGACTTCGTGTACGGATGCTGCGGCCGGTCGTAGACCTCGTCGGCGGGGCCGCTCTCCACGACCTGGCCCTCGCGCAGCACGATCACCTCGTCGCTGACCTGACGCACCACGGCCAGGTCGTGCGAGACGAACACCATGCTGATGCCCCGCTCGGCGCGAATCCGTTCCAGCAGCGCGAGGATCTGCGCCTGCACGAGCACGTCGAGCGCGGAGACGGCCTCGTCGCACAGCAGCACCTCGGGGTCGGCGGCCAGGGCCCGGGCGATGGCCACGCGCTGGCGCTGACCGCCCGACAGCTCCAGGGGGCGCCGCCCGAGCACCTCGGCCGGCAGCGAGACCGCAGAGAGCGCCTCGACCGGGTCGGTGCCCGGGGCGAGGGCCTCGGCCAGGATCTGGCGGACGGTCCAGCGCGGGTCGAACGAGCTCAGCGGATCCTGCGGCACCACCTGGAGGCGGCGACGTCGTGCGCGGCGGGCCTTCTCGGGGATCCCGCTCCACGGCTCACCGTCCAGCCGGACGGTCCCGGCCTGCGGTTCCTGGGTGGCCAGGAGCACCCGCAGCAGGGTGCTCTTGCCCGATCCGGACTGCCCGACCACGCCGACGGTGCGACCGCGGGCCAGGGACAGCGACACGTCGTCCAGGGCGGTGAAGTCCTGGTAGCGAACACTGATCGAGTCTGCCTGAAGGACGACGTGGTCACCGTCGGCGGGCACCGGCCGGTCGGGTCGGTGGTGCAGCCGGGGAATGGCCTCGACGAGTTCGCGCACGTACGGTTGTTCCGGTGAGCGCAGCAGCGTGGCGGGTGGTCCCTGTTCCACGACCTGCCCGTGGCGCAGCACGATCACGTGGTCGGCGATGCCGGCGACGGCGGCGAGGTCGTGACTGACCAGCAGGATGCCCAGGCCCTCGTCGCGCTGGCGGGCCAGCAGGTCGAGCACCTGCTTCTGCACGGACACGTCGAGGGCGGTGGTGGGCTCGTCGGCGACCAGCAGCCGCGGCGAGCCGCCGAGGGCGGAGGCGATCAGCGCGCGCTGGCGCAGACCGCCGGACAGCTGGTGGGCGAACTGACGTGAGCGCCGGGCCGGATCGGGGAAACCCACGTCGCGCAGCAGCGTCTCGGCCCACGCGGGCGCCTGCCGGCGAGCGGTACCACCGGCCCGGACGGCCTCGGTGACCTCGCGCCGCACCGAGCGCAGCGGGTCCAGGGAGACCAGCGCGTCCTGCAGCACCAGACCGGCGAACCGGCCCCGCACCCGCCGCCAGTCGCGCTCCTTCCAGACCGACGCGTCCTCACTGTTGATCGTGAAGGTCTTCGAGGTGACCCGGGCGGCGCGGTCGTTCAGGCCGAGCACGGAGCGGGCGATGGTGGACTTGCCCGATCCGGACTCCCCGACCAGGGCCACGCAGGTGCCCGGGTGCACGGTCAGGTCGACACCGCCGACGGCCGTGTGGGTGCCGAAACGGATGGTCAGGTCGCTGATCTGGACCAGGGGAGCGTTCACGATGCGCGTCCTTGGACTCGCCGCTGCAGGTCGCGGCCGACGGTGGTGATGGCGAAGATCGTCACGACGATCGCCAGACCGGGGAACACGGTGGGCCACCACGCGTAGGCGATGACGGCCTGCCCGTCCGCGAGCAGGGACCCCCACTCCGGAGCGGGTTTACCCGGCCCCAGGCCGACGAAACTCAGCCCGGAGACGGTGAGGACGGACGTCCCCACTTCGATGGTGGCCAGCAGCAGGACCGGGGAGACCGCGTTCGGGAGCACGTGCCGCGAGACGATCGAGGACGGGCTGCGGCCCAGGGTGCGGGCGGCGAGAACGTAGTCGGAGGAGCGGATCGCGATGGCCTGGCGGCGGATGACCCGGGCCAGGCCGGGGATCAGGGCCAGGCCGATCGCGACGGTCAGGCTCGCGGTGCCGGCGCCGAAGAACGCCGAGAACAGCAGGGCCATGAGGATCGAGGGGAAGGCCGAGAGCAGGTCGAACACCCGTGAGAGGGTCTCGTCGACGACCTTGCCCGACAGCGCCGCGCTCAGGCCGAGCACGATGCCGCCGGCCAGGCCGAGGGCGACGGCGAGGAAGGCGATGACCACCGAGTAGCGGGCGCCGAACACGACGCGGGCGTAGACGTCGCGCCCGAGTTCGTCGGTGCCGAACCAGTGACCGGCGCCGGGCGCCAGCAGGTTCGCGACCGGGTCGGTGTCGTTGGGGCCGCCGGCGCCGACCAGGCCGGGATGGATCAGGGCGGCCAGCAGGACGAGGAGGTAGAGGGCGGCGACACCTCGGCCGAGCTTGTTCATGAGGTGGCCTCCTGCCGCAGCCGGGGGTCGATGACCAGGGCGGCCACGTCGATCGCGGTGGTGATGAGCACGTAGGCGGCCGTGATGATGAGGACGACCGCGACCGTGACGGGTGCGTCGGAACCGGTCACGGCGTCCAGGGCCACGCGGCCGAGACCGGGTCGCCCGAAGACGGACTCGACGATGACGGCGCCGCCGATGAGCAGGCCGAGAGTGTTCCCGGCGACGGTCAGGCTGGAGACGGCGACGTGCGGTACGAGGTGGGTGGCGCGCAGCCGGAACCCGGACACGCCGCGGCTCTTCACGGTGAGCACCCAGGGCTGGCGCAGGGCCTGGGCCATCTCCTCGCGCATGTACTGCGACAGCAGCCCGGCCACGGGCAGGGCCAGCGTGAGCATGGGCAGTACCAGTGAGGAGAACCCGTCGGCGCCGACCGAGGGGAACCACTGCAGGTTGAACGAGAAGCCCAGTTGCAGGAGCGCTCCCACCCAGAAGGTCGGCAGGCAGATGGCCAGCAGTTCGATCACGTGCAGGATCCGTTCGGTGGTGCGGCCGGCGCCTGCGCTCAGCACGGCGATCAGCCAGGCGATCGCCCCGGCCAGCACGACCGCGGACCCGGCCAGGGCCAGGGTCGGGCCGACCTGCGAGCCGACCACGTCGCTCACGTCGGCGTTGAGCACGTACGAGCGGCCGAGGTCACCGCGCAGCAGGCCGAGCAGGTAGTCGCCGTACTGCACCGCGAACGGCCGGTCCAGGCCGAGGCTGGCGCGCACCTGCCCGGCCAGGCCGGGATCGTTCACGTGCACACCGAGCACGACCGACTCCACCGAGCCGGGCAGCAGCCGCAGCCCGACGAACGTCAGGGTGGCGGCCGCCCACAACAGCAGAACAGCTCCTGCGAGGCGCCGGGCGACGCCTCGCAGGAGCACAGAACCTGAGGTCACTTGCTGACCCAGACGTTGTAGTTGCCGTCCGGGACACCGCTGGAGTAGTCGAAACCGTTGCCGTGCAGCGTGTTCGACGCGGCGACCGGGAAGGTGGACTCGACGAGCGGCACGAACAGGGCCTGGTCCTTGACCAGGTACTGCTGGATGCCGTCGAGGTCCTTCTTGTACTGCGCCGGGTCGGTGGCGCCGATCGCGTCGGTGGCGAGGTCGACGGCCTTGGTCGGCTTCCACGCGTTCGCACCGTAGAAGTAGCCGTTCCAGGTGCCGATGACGCTGTTGGCGTAGTCGACCTTGCCGTACGAGCCGGGGTAGATGCTCCAGTCGCCCTTGGCGATGTCGGCCGACAGCGCGGCCCAGGTCGGGGTGGTGAAGTCGACCTCGATGCCGGTGTTCTTCTTCGCCGCGTCCTGGATCGCCTCGACGAGGGTGTCGCGCTGGTCGCGCACCGAGTCCGCGTCGTAGGTGATCTTCAGCCTCAGGCGCTTGCCGTCCTTGGTGCGGTAGCCCTCGGAGTCACGGGTGCTCCAGCCGGCGGCGTCCAGGGCCGCGTTGGCCGCGCTCGGGTCGTTGCCCCAGCTGTCTTTCAGTGTGGTGTCGAACTCGGCGCTGTCCTTGCCGACCCAGCTCCAGGCCCGCGTCTTCTGGCCCTTGTAGATGGCGTTGACGATGGTGTCGAGGTCGAAGCTGTCGCGGAAGGCCTTGCGCAGCTCGGCGTCGTCCCAGGGCGCGTTCTCGCTCGAGCCGTTGACGGTGAAGCCGAAGGTGGTGGAGCTGGCCGGGCCGTCGGTGTAGGTGAGCTTCTGGTTCTTGGTCAGGCTCGCGACACTCAGGGCGGGAACTCCCGAGATGGCGTCGACCTGGCCCGACTGCAGGGCACCGGTTCGGGTGGAGTCCTCGGCGATGAACTTGTACGTCACCTGGTCGAGGTAGGCGGGGCCATCGTGCGAGAGCGATTCGGGCGCCCAGGCGTAGTCGGCGTTCTGCTTGAGCACGACCTGGCTGCCGCGGGTGTAGGAGTCGATGACGAACGGGCCGGAGCCGGAGAGCTTCTCGCCCGGGGTGCACAGGTCCTTGCCGTCGTCGATGGTGGCCGGGTCGATGATGCCCAGCGCCACGCTGCTCAGGGAGCTCAGCAGTGAGCTGTCGGCCTGGCTCAGGGTGATCGTCAGGGTGTTCTTGTCGGCCGTGATGTCTTTCACCGAGCCGAGCAGGCCCGCGTAGCTGGAACCGTGGGCGCTGTCGCGGGTGTAGTCGAGGTTGGCCTTGACCGCGGCCGCGTCGAGGGTGGCGCCGCTGCTGAACTTCACGTCGTCGCGCAGCGTGAACGTGTACGTGATGCCGTCTTTCGAGGTCTCCCAGGCCGAGGCCAGCCACGGCGTGTAGGTGCCGTCCTTCTCCTGGTACACCAGTGAGTCCACGACGTTGCGGGTGATCGCGCGGTCGGCCAGCACGTCGTCGAAGGCAGGTGCGAAGCACGAGGGTTCGGCGGCCACGGCCCAGGTGATGCTGCCGCCGCTGACCGGGGTGGCACTGTCGGCGCCGCTGGTGGTGCTGGTACTCGCCGAGGAGCAGGCGGCCAGCGTGGTGAGGCTCAGCAGGCCGGCCACGGCCGCCAGAGTGGTGCGCATGGGGGATCTCTTTCTCATGATGTCTTCCTGAACCAGGTCGTGCTGAACCAGTCGGTGGCCGCGCCGGCCTCGATCGTGGTGATGAAACCGGCGTCGTACTCGACGACACGCTCGTCGAGGTGCTTCTGGGTGACGACGCGGTGGGTGATCCGCCAGCCCGCCTCGCTCCGGTGCCAGGTGTCGACGTAGAGGCTGCTGCCCTCGGAGACCCTGAGCTGGGTGGGCTCGTCGGTGCGCTGGAGGGTGACGTGCAGGACCTCGCTGACGCTGCGTGCGGTGGGGGAGTCCAGATCGATCAGGGTGTTGGCGATCAGGTGCTGCCCGGACAGGCGGGTGGCGTTGAAGTCCTTCAGGAACTGGCCGAGGGCGGGGGCTTTCAGCGGCTGCGCGCTCACACCCACCAGGTCGATCGCGGCGTCGTCGGTGAAGACGGTGTCGTACAGGTCCCAGGCGTTCTGGTCCTGGGCCTGGGCGTACCGGTGCAGGGTGTCCTCGATCGCGGCGCGGTCGAGCAGGTCCTGGATGCTCATCGGTCGGGTTCTCCTCAGAAGCCCGCGACGGCGGGGTTGCGGGCGGCGTCGCGGGTCAGTGCGGCGGTGCGCTCGTCGTAGCGCACGCGGGTGCGGTTGTCGCTCTTGCGGACGAGGACGCGGTGGGCGATGAGCCAGCCGTCATCGGTGCGGATCAGGTCGTCGACGTACAGGCCGGCCGAGCGCTGCACCACGACCTCGTCGCCGTCCTTCTCGGTGGTGTGGGCCAGGAACTCGGTGACGGTGCGGGCCCGGTCTCCTTCGATGGTGAAGAGCGTGTTGGCCAGCAGGTGCTGCCCGGAGAGCCGGTTCGCATCGAACGTGCCGGACAGGAATTCCACGAAATCGGCCGCTCTCAGGGGCTCTTCGAGGTAGCCGGGGATCTCCACCCGGGCGTCGGGGGTGAACGCGCTCAGGTACACCGGCCACTGCCGCTGGTCGATGCCCTGGCTGTACCGGCGCAGGGTGCGCACGATCGCGGCCCGGTCGAGCAGTTCGGCGGGGCTGGTCACGACGCGCTGCCGGTCAGTGGTTCGGTGATCGTCAGGAACGTGTTCGGGTACTGCGGTCGCAGCGCCTCGCCGATCGCGAAGGTGGCCAGGTCGGCGTAGGTGATGCGGGAGGTCTCGTCGAGCACGATCTTCTCGTGAACGGCGTGCGGGGTGCCCAGCGGGCCCTCGTAGATGTAGGGGTTGCGGATGACGGTCCAGACCACATCGGTCTCGGCCTCCAGCAGCACCTGCTCCATGCGGTCCTTGTCCACGACCCGGTTGCCCACCATGTCGCGCAGTTTCACCACGTACGGGCTGCCGTCGTTGCTGGAACCGGCGCCGTGAGTGCTCATCAGCACGATCCGGCGCAGGCCCCGCCCGGCGGCCTCGAGCAGATGCCGGGTGGAGACCTCGCAGACGTCCACCGGCTGGGAGTCGTCGATCTGGTCCTTCGTCCGGCCCGACTCGGGCCTCCCCAGCGAGGCGATCACCGCGTCCCTGCCCTCGGAGACGGCGGCGATCACCTCGGCGTCGCGGGCGTCACCGACGACCACGGTGAGGGACGCGTCGCGGACCGGCAGCGCCTCGGGCCGGCGTACCAGCGCCGTGACCTCGTGCCCCGCGTCCAGCGCCCGGCGCACGATCTCCTGCCCGGTGCGCCCGGTCGCCCCCAGTACTGCCAGCCGCGCCACGTGCATTCCTCACTCTCTCGGTCGAGAAACAAGAGAAGTACACTAGAACACAGTGTTCCGAAGATTCGGAACGGATTGTTCCTGAAGTTTGGTCGATTGTGACTCAGGTCATTCATCTCAAGGAGGAGACAGCCGCGTGGACCCCCGCCTCGAGCGCACCCGGCGCTCGGCTCACAGCGCCGCGTTGAGCCTGCTGTCCGAGGGTGGAATCGCCCACCTCACCCCGCAGAACCTCTCGCGGGTCTCCGGTCTGGGCCGCACCACGCTGTACCGGCACTGGCCCACGACCGTGCATCTGGTGCTCGACCTGCTCCAGACCTTCCGGATGCCCGACTTCGAGATGGTCGAGGGCGACCTGCCCACCCGGCTGCGCCACAACATCGCCGCCCAGCACGCGGCCCTGCTCGACCCGGAGTACCGCGTCATCTTCCAGACCATCCAGAGCGTCGCCCTGGACGACGAGGTGCGCGCGGCCCTGGTCGAGATCAACCGTGAGCGCATCGAATCGGTCGCCCGGGTGCTCGCACCGGAGTACGACCTGCACGGCCAGAACACCGCTGTGGCCGAGATCTTCGCGCTCATCAACGGTCCGCTGCAGCAGATCACGGCGTTCCTCGGGGAGAGCAGCCCGCGCCTGATGCCGGCGATCGTCGAGTCGGTGCTGGCCTACCTGCGCGAGAACCACGCGTCCGGCGCCGCCTGACGGTCCGCTGGGTGTGGTTCCCGGGTTACCCGATGATCAGGGCACCGGTCTCGAGCCGGGCGCGGGCGCCCAGGGGAACGGTCAACTGCACTGTCCCGTGCCCGAACTCGAGGCCGGTCACGATCGGGACCCCGAGCCCGCCCAGCCGCTCGAGCAGGACCCGATCGATGTGTTCGGGTTCCCCGCAGCGTTCCCAGGAACCGCAGGCGATCCCGGCCGCGCCCGCGAACCAGCCGCTGCGCAGCAGCTGGGTCAGCATCCGGTCGATCCGGTACGGGGACTCGTTCACGTCCTCCAGCAGCACGATCCGGCCCTCGGCGGGCGCCAGCTCGTCCGACCCCACCAGCGAGGACAGCAGCGACAGCGTCCCACCGGTCGTCACTCCCTCGGCAACCCCCGGCACCAGGGAGTGCGTGCCGGTCAGGGTCCGACCTTCCGAGGGGTGGAAGAGCGCGGCCCGCAGGCTTTCCAGGACGACGGCCGCCGGGTCGGGGAAGCCGAGGACCGGGCCGCCGAGAACGGGACCGTAGAACGTCTGGACCTCCAGACGACGGGCGAAAGCCTGGTGCAGGGCGGTACTGTCACTGGAACCGACGAAGGGTTTCAAAGGACGCGCGGAGCTGGCCTTGCGCATCACGTCCCAGTCGAGATGGTCGAGAGTACGCACGGCGCCGTACCCACCGCGGGCGCAGTACACGGCGTTCACGTCGGGGTCGCACCAGGCGTCCTGCAGGTCGCCCGCGCGTGCCTCGTCGGTCCCGGCCAGGTATCGGCCGGGGTGCCGGTCGAGCACGTGCGGGGCGAGCGAGACCTTCAGCCCGAAGGACCGCAGCACGTCGCAGCCCCGTTCGAGGCGGTCGGCCAGCACCGGGCCGGAGGGCGCGACGACGGCCACGTGCAGGCCGGGCTCGAGCGGGCGCGGTTGGCGAAGAACGGGCGGGATGCGCACCGGTCCTGAGTACCACCGCGGGCCTGTTGCCCATGAGGGGGCAAGGGATCTGGCCGGGCCGGATGCGGAAACTCTGCCCTCTCGGTCATCGGGGATGTCGTGTTCACGGGCGCGCTCTCCTGAGCGCGCGCACCCGGTCATCATCTTGACCAATTTCGTCCAGATATCCAGACTGGATGGTGCCACCTGCTCTGCGTCGTTCACTCCACCATCCCTGGAGGCGTGCCGTGCCCGGAAGCGAAAGCACCCCTGAACCCGACGAGTCCACGCACGCCGAGCAGCGCTGGGCCCTGAACGAGGACTGGCTGGCCACCGCCGTCGGCCTGATCCTGCTGGTCCTGGTCCTGACCGGCGTCGTCACCGAAGGGCTGGTGCCGTGATGAGCGACGTCGCGCCCGCCCGGCACGAAGCCGTCGTCCCGGACACCGGGCGCCGGGTGGCCTGGTTCCTGCTCGGCATCCTGGTCGTGCTCGTCCTGGGCTGGGTCACCCACTACCTCAACGACTCGGTGCCGGACTGGGCCGAGGACACCTGGGCCGACGACATCGCCTCGGCCGTCGAATACCCCGTCTACGCCATCATTCTCGGACTGCTCGGGAACGCCCTGCTGAGCGCGACCGGCCTGCGTGAGCGCCTCGCCGCCGGGTTCCGCACCGAATTCTTCATCAAGACCGGTCTGGTGCTGCTCGGCGCCTCGATCGACCTGCAGCTGATCGTGGACGCCGCCGGCCGCTCCGTCCTCCAGGCCGTCCTGCTGATCAGCATCGTCTTCGGGTTCACCTGGTGGCTCGGCGGACGGCTGGGGCTGGACGAGCGGCTGCGGGCCCTGCTCGCGTCCGCCGTCTCGATCTGCGGGGTCAGCGCCGCGATCGCCGCCGCCGGCGCGGTGCAGGCCCGCAAGGAGCAACTGGCCTACGCGGCGAGCCTGGTCATCGCGTTCGCCCTGCCCTCGATCTTCCTGCTGCCCTGGCTCGCGGATGTCCTCGGCCTCGAGGACGCGGTGGCCGGGGCCTGGATCGGCGGCAACATCGACACCACCGCCGCCGTCACGGCAGCGGGCACGCTCGCCGGCGAGGGACCGCTCGAGATCGCCACCATCGTCAAGGTCACCCAGAACGCGCTCATCGGTATCGTCGCGGTCGCTCTGGCCGCCTGGTTCGCCTACCGTGTCGACCGGACGCCCGACGCTCCGCGACCCGGAATCGGTGAGTTGTGGCGCCGTTTCCCCAAGTTCGTGCTCGGTTTCATCGCGGCCTCGGTGATCGCGACCGTCTACCTCGGCCAGGTCGGCGCCGCCGACGGCAAGGCCCACATCGCGATCGTCAACGACCTGCGTATCTGGTTCCTGATCCTGGCCTTCGTCAGCATCGGCCTGGAGTTCCGGGTGCGCGCGCTGCGGGAGGCCGGCTGGAAACCGGTCGCGGTGTTCGGGGCGGCCACCGCGGTCAACATCGTCGTGGCCCTGGCGCTCGCCTCGATCCTGTTCTCGGGCTTCGTGATTCCGGCCGGCTGACGAGCCGTCTGGTTCGTCCTGACGTGCCTGCCCGGGTCCGGGGTCCGAGCAGGCAGGTCAGGACGACGGGTCGCGTTCTCGGGGAACCGGGTCAGCGGCCGTCGCCGGCGGGAAGGAACGGCGTGTGGCCGGTGGCGCCGAGGGCGGACCCGGGTGCGGAGAACAGGTCGCGCTCGCGCAGGAGCGGCAGGACGCCCTCACCGAACCAGTACAGCTCCTCCAGGTGCGGGTAGCCGGACAGGACGAACTCGTCGATCCCGAGGGCCGCGTACTCGGCGATCCGGTCGGCGACCTCGGTGTGCGAGCCGACCAGGGCCGTCCCGGCCCCACCGCGCACCAGACCGACACCGGCCCACAGGTTCGGCGTCACCTCCAGCGCGTGCGGATCGCGCCAGTCGCCCCCGGCCCGCACCCCCTCGTGCAACTCGCGCATCCGGGCCTGCCCGGTCGACTCGCTGCGGGACAGCCCGGCCTGGGCGGCCTCCACGACCTGCGGGCCCAGGGCCTCCAGCAGGCTCCCGGCCTGCCGCCAGGCCGCCTCGGAGGTGTCCCGCGCGATCACGTGCAGCCGGATGCCGAAGCGCACCCGCCGCCCTCGCGCGGCCGCGAGATCCCGGATCCAGGCGATCTTCTCGGCCACCGGGCCGGGTGGCTCGCCCCAGGTGAGGTAGACGTCGCTGTGCTCGGCGGCGACCGGCCCGGCGGCTGCCGAGGACCCACCGAAATACAGCGGCGGCGGCGCCGAGGGCACGGTCGGCAGCCGGGCTCCCTCGACCTGCAGGTGCTGTCCGCCGAAGGTGACCGTTTCGCCCCGCCACAGCCTGCGGACCACGGTGAGGAACTCGTCGCAGCGGGCGTAGCGCTCCTCCTTGGACAGGAAGTCGCCGTAGGAGCGCTGCTCGTGGGCCTCGCCGCCGGTGACCACGTTCAGCAGGAGGCGGCCCGGGGCATGGGCCTCGAAGGTCGCCGCCATCTGAGCGGCCAGGGTGGGGCTGATCAGGCCGGGACGGAAGGCGACGAGGTACTTCAGCCGCTCGGACTCGCGCGTCAGCATGGCCGTGGTCAGCCAGGCGTCCTCGCACCAGGCGCCGGCCGGGGTGAGGGCCCCGGTGAAGCCGAACTCCTCGGCCGCGCGGGCGATCGAGCCGAGGTAGCCCAGGCTGGCCCGGCGGTCCCCGGACGTGGTGCCCGCAGGCAGGCCGTGCCCGCCGCCGACGATGAACCGTGAGTCGCCGTACGTGGGCAGGAACCAGTGGAAGGTGAGGGACACGCGCTGCCTCTTCTCAGATCTGGCCGTGACGGGGCGGGGCGACGCCGTCCAGCAGATGACGCCCGATGTGCTGGACCTTCCAGCGGGCCGGGTCGTGCAGGGTGTGGGTACGGGCGTCGCGCCAGAACCGCGACAGGTTGCCCGAGCGCTGTGCCGAGCGGGTCCCGGCCAGCTCGAACAGCACCGAGGAGGCCTCGACGGCGGCCCGGCCGGCGGCGACCTTGGCCACGGCGGTGGAGATCGAGGCCTGCTCGGTGGTGTCGGGGCCGGGCGCCTCGCGGGCGATGCCGACGAGGACGGCGGCCTCCCTCAGCAGCGCCTCGGCGGCCCGCACGGTGATCTCGGCCTCACCCGCGGTCTGCACCAGGAGCGGGTCGTCGGAGGCCTTCTGGCCGCCCGCCTCGAACCAGGGACGGGCCCCGGCCACCGCCAGCACGGCCGCGTCCAGCGCGGCGCGGGCGATCCCGGCGTCGATCGCGGCGTGCAGGACCTGGGCGAAAGCGCCGTAGACGGTGGGGGAGTCGAAGATCGAGGTGAACGGGACGACGTCCTCGGCGGGCACCGCAACGTCGTGCAGGCGGACCGTGCCGCTGCCGGTGGTCCGCTGCCCCATGGCGTCCCAGTCGTCCTGCACGCTCACGCCGGGGGCGTCGGCCGGGACGAACGCGATGGCCTTGTCCGCGCTGCCGTCGGGGCGAGGGGCGGGCAGTACCGCGCGCACCAGGAGCCGATGGGCGAACAGCGATCCGGTCGCGTAGAACTTCTCGCCGGTGAGCCGGTACCGGCCGGGCCGGGTGGGATCGGGGGCCAGGACGGTCACGTCGTCGGTGATGGTGCGCCCGCCGCGCTCGGTCTGGGCGTTGGCGTAGCGGGCCCCCTCCAGTACCTCGCCGAAGAAGCGCCGCTGCTGCTCCGGTGTCCCGCGCAGGCGCAGGGCCTCCAGGAAAACGTAGTGGCTGTGCGGGATCTGGCCGAGGTTGGGGTCGGCCGCGGACAGTCGCCGGAACACCTCGGTGAGCGTGGGGACGCCGACGTCCGCGCCGCCCAGCGCGGCCGGCACGGTGAGGGCGTACAGCCCGGCCCGGCTGAGCCGATCGATCTGCGCGTGGGGCAGCGTGCGGTCGGCATCGCGTTGCCCGGCACCCTCGGCGAGCCCTGGCAGTAGCGCGTCCAGCGTGCGCAGCGCCTCGTCCTCGTCGCGGATCCGCTCCGGTTTCTCTTCCGGCGGCCAGGGCGGTCCGGGTACCTGACCCGTCATCTCGGCTCCCTGATGGTTCGGTGAGAAGCACGTCCCTGAGCGCTTCTAACTCTCTTTAACTGGCAGAAGTAGTGGAGAATGCGTCAACTATCGACGTTCACGGGGGCGGCGTCCAGTCGCAGGTGATGAGCATCGGTCAGGGGAGGGTCGGTACAGCGGGCGATGTCGCCCCGGCGCTCCGTGGCATCCTGATACTCGTGCATCTACGGCCCCGGCCCGAAACCCGTGTGGCGCTTGCGGTTCCGGGCCTATGCGTGAGCGTGTCGGCCACAGCCGTGGTCGTCGATCCGTTTTCCGGGGCTCCCGGTGCTGATCGAGGTGCCGCTGGCGGCGGTGGGCGCTGACCACCTGTGCCGGGGCGTGTCTCAATGGTCGCGTCAAGCGGCATCGGTAGCTGCTGCGGGCCCGGTAGGGCTTGTGGCCGCGGAGCATCGCGAACAGGGCGTCGGGTGTGACGGCGGGCCAAGCAGATGAGAGCGGCCCCTCCTGCGGTAAGCAACCAGCGCATATCAGTCTGACCGCGCGTCGCCGACGACGCGCACGCCCGCCGTCGCGACCGGGCCCAAACACACTGCAGAGCAGTTGAAGACTCCAACTCTCGACTGCCCTGCAGGCATGCCCTCTTGGCAGAGTCGACCTTGATGTCAGCTATGCAAGGCGGTTCTACATCGTGACGACGACGATCGTTTCGGGCCGGGGGACCGCCATCCCGCTGTCGGCGGGCGGCTGTCCGAGGTGGCGTGGGTACACCTGCACCTGCACTCCGGCGGTGCGCTGTGGCCCCCAGGCCGTGATGCCCTCACCGATGGCGGCCGCGAGCTGGGCACCGAGGGGGCCGTGACCGATCGCGCCGAGTTGCCAGCGGCCGGGCTGCTTCGGGGCTCGACGGATGGCGAAGTAGGCCAGGCTCCCGCCGTCGACGAGCGCGGGGGAGCGCACCGGGATTGCGGGGGTGCACAATGCTTCGGTGACGGCCCGGGGGTCGGCCTCGATCCGTACGGTGCGGGGGTCGGTGGAGGTCAGGCGCTGCCA
This genomic interval carries:
- a CDS encoding ATP-binding cassette domain-containing protein, whose translation is MNAPLVQISDLTIRFGTHTAVGGVDLTVHPGTCVALVGESGSGKSTIARSVLGLNDRAARVTSKTFTINSEDASVWKERDWRRVRGRFAGLVLQDALVSLDPLRSVRREVTEAVRAGGTARRQAPAWAETLLRDVGFPDPARRSRQFAHQLSGGLRQRALIASALGGSPRLLVADEPTTALDVSVQKQVLDLLARQRDEGLGILLVSHDLAAVAGIADHVIVLRHGQVVEQGPPATLLRSPEQPYVRELVEAIPRLHHRPDRPVPADGDHVVLQADSISVRYQDFTALDDVSLSLARGRTVGVVGQSGSGKSTLLRVLLATQEPQAGTVRLDGEPWSGIPEKARRARRRRLQVVPQDPLSSFDPRWTVRQILAEALAPGTDPVEALSAVSLPAEVLGRRPLELSGGQRQRVAIARALAADPEVLLCDEAVSALDVLVQAQILALLERIRAERGISMVFVSHDLAVVRQVSDEVIVLREGQVVESGPADEVYDRPQHPYTKSLLASLPEALAE
- a CDS encoding ABC transporter permease, with the protein product MNKLGRGVAALYLLVLLAALIHPGLVGAGGPNDTDPVANLLAPGAGHWFGTDELGRDVYARVVFGARYSVVIAFLAVALGLAGGIVLGLSAALSGKVVDETLSRVFDLLSAFPSILMALLFSAFFGAGTASLTVAIGLALIPGLARVIRRQAIAIRSSDYVLAARTLGRSPSSIVSRHVLPNAVSPVLLLATIEVGTSVLTVSGLSFVGLGPGKPAPEWGSLLADGQAVIAYAWWPTVFPGLAIVVTIFAITTVGRDLQRRVQGRAS
- a CDS encoding ABC transporter permease, producing MTSGSVLLRGVARRLAGAVLLLWAAATLTFVGLRLLPGSVESVVLGVHVNDPGLAGQVRASLGLDRPFAVQYGDYLLGLLRGDLGRSYVLNADVSDVVGSQVGPTLALAGSAVVLAGAIAWLIAVLSAGAGRTTERILHVIELLAICLPTFWVGALLQLGFSFNLQWFPSVGADGFSSLVLPMLTLALPVAGLLSQYMREEMAQALRQPWVLTVKSRGVSGFRLRATHLVPHVAVSSLTVAGNTLGLLIGGAVIVESVFGRPGLGRVALDAVTGSDAPVTVAVVLIITAAYVLITTAIDVAALVIDPRLRQEATS
- a CDS encoding ABC transporter substrate-binding protein, producing the protein MRTTLAAVAGLLSLTTLAACSSASTSTTSGADSATPVSGGSITWAVAAEPSCFAPAFDDVLADRAITRNVVDSLVYQEKDGTYTPWLASAWETSKDGITYTFTLRDDVKFSSGATLDAAAVKANLDYTRDSAHGSSYAGLLGSVKDITADKNTLTITLSQADSSLLSSLSSVALGIIDPATIDDGKDLCTPGEKLSGSGPFVIDSYTRGSQVVLKQNADYAWAPESLSHDGPAYLDQVTYKFIAEDSTRTGALQSGQVDAISGVPALSVASLTKNQKLTYTDGPASSTTFGFTVNGSSENAPWDDAELRKAFRDSFDLDTIVNAIYKGQKTRAWSWVGKDSAEFDTTLKDSWGNDPSAANAALDAAGWSTRDSEGYRTKDGKRLRLKITYDADSVRDQRDTLVEAIQDAAKKNTGIEVDFTTPTWAALSADIAKGDWSIYPGSYGKVDYANSVIGTWNGYFYGANAWKPTKAVDLATDAIGATDPAQYKKDLDGIQQYLVKDQALFVPLVESTFPVAASNTLHGNGFDYSSGVPDGNYNVWVSK
- a CDS encoding nuclear transport factor 2 family protein — translated: MSIQDLLDRAAIEDTLHRYAQAQDQNAWDLYDTVFTDDAAIDLVGVSAQPLKAPALGQFLKDFNATRLSGQHLIANTLIDLDSPTARSVSEVLHVTLQRTDEPTQLRVSEGSSLYVDTWHRSEAGWRITHRVVTQKHLDERVVEYDAGFITTIEAGAATDWFSTTWFRKTS
- a CDS encoding nuclear transport factor 2 family protein — encoded protein: MTSPAELLDRAAIVRTLRRYSQGIDQRQWPVYLSAFTPDARVEIPGYLEEPLRAADFVEFLSGTFDANRLSGQHLLANTLFTIEGDRARTVTEFLAHTTEKDGDEVVVQRSAGLYVDDLIRTDDGWLIAHRVLVRKSDNRTRVRYDERTAALTRDAARNPAVAGF